One segment of Rhizobium leguminosarum DNA contains the following:
- a CDS encoding hydroxyacid dehydrogenase: MTNTELPLAISAPEPRTLDLIFSDKARAELHAKYEIVEADPENIAGLGDEILGKARYIIGQPPLSADTLGRMPALRSILNVESNLLNNMPYEVLFQRGIHVVTTGQVFAEPVAEIGLGFALALARGIVDADVAFRQGNELWGGEGNASARLLAGSEIGIVGFGDLGKALRRVLSGFRARIRVFDPWLPQSILEENGVEPASMEDVLTKSDFVFVAAAVTSENRRFLGAEAFASMRRGAAFILLSRADVVDFDALMAAVSSGHIVAASDVYPEEPLPPDHPVRSLRGFIRSAHRAGALDSAFKKMGDMVLEDMDLMDRGLPPMRCKRAERETVSRMRSKPVAVN, translated from the coding sequence ATGACGAATACCGAACTACCGCTGGCGATCAGCGCTCCCGAGCCGCGCACGCTCGATCTGATTTTCAGCGACAAAGCGCGCGCCGAACTGCATGCGAAATACGAGATCGTCGAGGCCGATCCCGAGAACATCGCCGGGCTCGGCGACGAAATCCTCGGCAAGGCGCGCTATATCATCGGCCAGCCGCCGCTTTCGGCGGACACGCTGGGACGTATGCCGGCCTTGCGCTCGATCCTCAATGTCGAAAGCAATCTGCTCAACAACATGCCTTATGAGGTGCTCTTCCAGCGCGGTATCCATGTCGTCACGACAGGGCAGGTCTTTGCCGAACCGGTCGCCGAAATCGGTCTCGGTTTCGCCCTGGCCTTGGCGCGCGGCATCGTCGACGCGGATGTCGCTTTTCGCCAGGGCAACGAACTCTGGGGAGGGGAGGGAAATGCAAGTGCGCGGCTGCTCGCCGGTTCCGAGATCGGCATCGTTGGCTTCGGCGATCTCGGCAAGGCGCTGCGCCGGGTGCTTTCCGGCTTCAGGGCGCGCATCCGCGTATTCGACCCCTGGCTGCCGCAATCGATCCTTGAGGAAAACGGTGTCGAGCCGGCAAGCATGGAGGACGTCCTGACGAAGAGTGATTTCGTCTTCGTCGCCGCCGCCGTCACCAGCGAGAACAGGCGATTTCTCGGCGCCGAGGCTTTCGCCAGCATGCGCAGGGGCGCGGCCTTCATCCTGCTCAGCCGCGCCGATGTCGTCGATTTCGATGCGCTGATGGCGGCCGTCTCCTCAGGCCACATCGTCGCGGCGAGCGACGTCTACCCTGAAGAACCGCTGCCGCCCGATCATCCGGTGCGGAGCCTGAGAGGTTTCATCCGCTCGGCGCATAGGGCTGGCGCCCTCGACAGCGCCTTCAAGAAGATGGGCGACATGGTGCTGGAAGACATGGACCTGATGGATCGCGGACTGCCGCCGATGCGTTGCAAACGGGCGGAACGCGAGACGGTCTCCCGCATGCGTTCCAAACCGGTCGCGGTGAATTAA
- a CDS encoding HupE/UreJ family protein: MKSAIKSGLLALAAAALPAVASAHPAIGEAAGFSHGFAHPMSGLDHVLAMVMVGVFAFQLGGRATWLVPTTFVLVMALGGALGVAGINVPFVEIGIALSVVVLGAIVALHVKAPLAAALGIIGLFAVFHGHAHGAEMPENAAAAGYAAGFMVATALLHVAGLALGYLIGRAGERQGLFVTRTAGGIATIAGVGILTGLI; this comes from the coding sequence ATGAAATCAGCAATCAAGAGCGGCCTGCTTGCCTTGGCTGCCGCAGCGCTTCCAGCCGTCGCCTCGGCCCATCCCGCTATCGGCGAAGCTGCCGGCTTCAGCCATGGCTTTGCCCATCCGATGTCTGGCCTCGATCATGTCCTTGCCATGGTGATGGTCGGTGTTTTCGCATTTCAGCTCGGCGGCCGCGCCACCTGGCTCGTGCCGACGACCTTCGTTCTGGTGATGGCACTCGGTGGTGCTCTCGGCGTTGCCGGCATCAATGTTCCCTTCGTTGAAATTGGCATCGCGCTTTCCGTCGTCGTCCTCGGCGCCATCGTTGCGCTCCACGTCAAGGCGCCGCTGGCTGCAGCACTCGGCATCATCGGTCTCTTCGCCGTCTTCCACGGTCACGCACATGGCGCCGAAATGCCGGAAAATGCCGCTGCTGCCGGCTATGCTGCCGGTTTCATGGTCGCGACCGCACTGCTGCATGTCGCCGGTCTCGCCCTTGGTTATCTCATCGGCCGCGCTGGCGAACGTCAGGGCCTCTTCGTGACGCGCACGGCCGGCGGCATTGCGACGATTGCCGGCGTCGGCATCCTGACCGGCTTGATCTAA
- a CDS encoding GbsR/MarR family transcriptional regulator gives MNLPPLVQSFVLHFGEMGSRWGINRTVGQIYALLFVSPAPVCAEEIAESLGISRSNVSMSLRELQAWNLVILKHKPDDRRDFFTTPDDVWHILRTLAEERKKREVDPTLSVLREILMQRPASDAERHAQQRMSEMHTLIEQLTHWYEDVKQLETERLATLLSLGAKVTKLLEAKDRVVSLGRSRRPNPANKS, from the coding sequence ATGAACCTTCCGCCTCTCGTTCAGTCCTTCGTTCTCCACTTCGGTGAAATGGGGTCCCGCTGGGGAATCAACCGCACGGTCGGCCAGATCTATGCCCTGCTCTTCGTCTCGCCCGCGCCGGTCTGCGCCGAGGAAATCGCCGAGTCGCTCGGCATCTCGCGCTCCAATGTGTCGATGAGCCTGCGCGAACTGCAGGCCTGGAACCTCGTCATCCTGAAACACAAGCCGGACGACCGCCGCGATTTCTTCACCACGCCTGATGATGTCTGGCACATATTGAGGACGCTTGCCGAGGAGCGAAAGAAGCGCGAAGTCGATCCGACGCTGTCGGTTCTGCGTGAGATCCTGATGCAGCGGCCGGCGAGCGATGCCGAGCGGCATGCGCAGCAACGGATGAGCGAGATGCACACGCTGATCGAGCAGCTGACGCATTGGTATGAAGACGTAAAACAACTTGAAACAGAAAGACTCGCAACGCTACTCTCGCTGGGCGCGAAAGTGACCAAGCTTCTGGAGGCCAAGGACCGGGTCGTTTCGCTCGGCCGCAGCCGCCGGCCAAATCCAGCGAACAAGAGTTAG